Proteins encoded by one window of Dermochelys coriacea isolate rDerCor1 chromosome 13, rDerCor1.pri.v4, whole genome shotgun sequence:
- the IPO4 gene encoding importin-4 isoform X3, with amino-acid sequence MEPGGLGRVLSDLLQPDNALIQRATAQLREAFRHPEVLPQLCQLLAGAPDPQIRQLAAVLLRRRLTKHWRKLNPEEQDRLKSLVLGALQQEAEHQVSVALAQLAALLLRHQGLERWPQLLQLVQQGVRGPDPHHRQISLLVLSSALELDPEAFAPHYSALLRLFHSALGQRGQPGVLYYCLRGLAAMATGLGTDHLNLMRSLVPKIISAVRQLISVNEVHASEAMEVFDELMESEVSVIVQHLSDVVGFCLEVASNQVLGDALRVKALSTLSFLIKLRGKAMLKQRLLPPVLDALFPILSAEPPLGQLDAEDRESEDEGDEDQTPKHMAAQVIDMLALHLPPEKLFPQLMPHLEPALRSPRPYERKAGLMVVAVLAEGCGDHIRTRHLQSLLGVICRALADESLVVRSAALFALGQFSENLQPDIAAYAGEVLPLLLSYLGGVESVRGGHLAKAYYALENFVESLGAGIEPFLPVLMEQMLGTLRSPGGPRPKELAISALGAIASAAQRAMGPYLPHVLEQLHRFLPPAAPQEQRPLQCQAIETLGVLVRALGREAVGPLAEESCQLGLGLAEGQDDPDLRRCTYSLFAALSCAMGDDLAPHLPRITTLLLYSLKSTEGLVPPAGDASSFLLFEDEAEGEEDLEEEEEEEEEELFGLSVESAYVDEKEDACATLGEIAANASVAFLPYLESCVPEVFQLLEFPHLGVRKAAYEALGQFCIALHRVCERDPSEPHAAALQRLLGLVLPAMARGVHRERERLVAMAVLEALGAVLTACQQEALRSPGRLAELCGALRAVLERKTACQDDGLDEEDEEDEEQAEYDAMLLEYAGEGIPALAAAAGGDTFAPYFAGFLPLLLNKMKPSCSVAERSFAVGTLAETLGGLGRATAPFVPRLLPPFLGAARDPDPEVRSNGIFALGVLAEHSGEALLPHYPKILALLAGGSAQESSARVRDNICGAIARMVLSQPQALSLSQVFPALLRSLPLTEDFEENKTVFRCISFLYENAPQQVLQQVGEVVRASSTVLGTNHLPAGTRPLLGQVTPGEDCPAPSACSPTIGQLDPTPPVLPPPKWSTLGPPDCSHHWGALRGI; translated from the exons GCCACGGCCCAGCTGCGTGAGGCCTTCAGACACCCCGaggtgctgccccagctctgccagctgctGGCAGGGGCCCCGGACCCCCAG aTCCGGCAGCTGGCAGCCGTGCTCCTACGCCGGCGTCTCACCAAACACTGGCGGAAGCTGAACCCTGAGGAGCAGGACAG GCTGAAGAGCTTGGTGCTGGGAGCCCTGCAGCAGGAAGCAGA GCACCAGGTCTCGGTGGCCCTGGCCCAGCTGGCTGCGCTGCTCCTGCGGCACCAGGGGCTGGAGCGCtggccccagctcctgcagcttGTCCAGCAGGGGGTGCGTGGCCCCGACCCCCACCACCGCCAG ATCTCACTGCTGGTGCTGAGCTCAGCGCTGGAGTTGGACCCCGAGGCCTTCGCCCCCCACTATTCTGCCTTGCTGCGTCTCTTCCACAGCGCCCTGGGCCAGCGCGGCCAGCCGGGGGTGCTCTACTACTGCCTGCGGGGGCTGGCAGCCATGGCCACCGGGCTGGGCACCGACCATTTG AATCTCATGCGCTCCCTGGTCCCGAAGATTATCTCAGCCGTCAGGCAGCTGATTTCCGTTAACGAG GTGCACGCCAGCGAGGCCATGGAGGTCTTTGATGAGCTGATGGAGAGCGAGGTCTCCGTCATCGTCCAGCACCTCTCCGACGTCGTCGGCTTCTGcctggag GTGGCATCGAACCAAGTGCTGGGGGATGCGCTGCGGGTGAAGGCACTTTCCACCCTCAGCTTCCTCATCAAACTGCGGGGCAAG GCCATGCTGAAGCAGCGGCTGCTGCCTCCCGTGCTGGACGCCCTGTTCCCCATCCTGAGTGCGGAGCCCCCCCTGGGGCAGCTGGATGCCGAGGACCGGGAGAGTGAGGACGAGGGGGATGAGGACCAGACCCCCAAACACATGGCTGCCCAG GTGATAGACATGTTGGCCTTGCACCTGCCCCCTGAAAAACTCTTCCCCCAGCTG ATGCCGcacctggagccggccctgcggAGCCCCCGGCCCTACGAGCGCAAGGCCGGGCTCATGGTGGTGGCGGTGCTGGCCGAGGGCTGCGGGGATCACATCCGCACCAG GCACCTACAGTCCCTGCTGGGGGTGATTTGCCGGGCGCTGGCCGACGAGAGCCTAGTGGTGCGGAGTGCAGCCCTCTTCGCCCTGGGGCAGTTTTCGGAGAACCTGCAG cccgacATCGCGGCCTATGCGGGGGAggtgctgccgctgctgctgtcGTACCTTGGGGGGGTGGAGTCGGTGCGGGGGGGCCACCTGGCCAAGGCCTACTACGCCCTGGAGAACTTCGTGGAGAGCCTCG GGGCCGGGATCGAGCCATTCCTGCCGGTGCTGATGGAGCAGATGCTGGGGACCCTGCGCTCCCCGGGAGGGCCCCGCCCCAAGGAGCTGGCCATCAGCGCGCTGGGAGCAATCG CCTCGGCTGCCCAGCGTGCGATGGGGCCATATCTGCCCCACGTCCTGGAGCAGCTTCACCGCTtcctgccccccgccgccccccaggAGCAA CGCCCCCTGCAGTGCCAAGCCATAG agacGCTGGGGGTGCTGGTGCGGGCGCTGGGGCGCGAGGCCGTGGGACCCCTGGCGGAGGAGAGCTGCCAGCTGGGGCTGGGCCTAGCCGAGGGGCAGGACGACCCCGACCTACGGCGCTGCAC GTACAGTCTCTTCGCCGCGCTCTCCTGTGCCATGGGGGACGACCTGGCCCCCCACCTGCCCCGGATCACCACCCTGCTTCTCTACTCCCTCAAATCCACCGAGGGCCTCGTG ccccctgccggGGACGCCAGCTCCTTCCTGCTATTCGAGGACGAGGCGGAGGGGGAGGAagatctggaggaggaggaggaggaggaggaggaggagctgttcgg actgaGCGTGGAAAGCGCCTACGTGGATGAGAAGGAGGACGCTTGCGCCACCCTGGGGGAGATCGCAGCAAACGCCAG CGTCGCCTTCCTGCCCTACCTGGAGAGCTGCGTCCCGGAGGTCTTCCAGCTGCTGGAG ttccCTCACCTGGGGGTCCGGAAAGCCGCCTACGAAGCCCTGGGTCAGTTCTGCATTGCGCTGCATCGGGTCTGCGAGCGGGACCCCTCGGAGCCCCACGCTGCCG cgCTGCAGCGGCTGCTGGGCCTGGTGCTGCCGGCCATGGCGCGGGGCGTGCACCGGGAGCGGGAGCGGCTGGTGGCCATGGCGGTGCTGGAGGCGCTGGGTGCGGTGCTCACCGcctgccagcaggaggcgctgcggaGCCCAGGGCGCCTGGCCGAGCTCTGCGGGGCCCTTCGCGCCGTGCTGGAGAGGAAG acaGCCTGCCAGGATGACGGCTtggacgaggaagatgaggaggatgaAGAGCAG GCGGAGTACGATGCCATGCTGCTGGAGTACGCTGGGGAGGGGATCCCCGCTCTGGCCGCGGCCGCAGGGGGTGACACCTTTGCCCCGTATTTCGCCGGCTTCCTGCCCCTCCTGCTAAACAAAATG AAGCCCAGCTGCTCGGTGGCAGAGCGCTCCTTCGCCGTGGGGACGCTGGCGGAGACactgggggggctgggccgggccacGGCCCCCTTCGTgccccggctcctgccccccttcctgggggcCGCCCGGGACCCCGACCCTGAGGTGCGGAGCAACGGCATCTTCGCACTGGGAGTGCTGGCCGAGCACAGCGGGGAGGCCCTGCTCCC ACACTACCCCAAGATCCTGGCCCTGCTGGCGGGGGGCAGCGCCCAGGAGTCGAGTGCCCGCGTCCGGGACAACATCTGTGGGGCCATCGCCCGCATGGTCCTgagccagccccaggccctgtccctcAGCCAG GTGTTCCCTGCCCTGctccgctccctgcccctcacgGAGGATTTCGAGGAAAATAAAACCGTTTTCCGCTGCATCAGTTTCCTGTACGAAAACGCCCCCCAGCAG GTGctgcagcaggtgggggaggtggtgcgGGCCAGCAGCACCGTCCTGGGGACCAACCATCTCCCAGCAG GGACACGGCCCCTCCTTGGTCAAGTGACCCCTGGCGAGGACTGTCCAGctccctctgcctgttctcccacCATTGGCCAACTGGACCCAACTCCAcctgttcttcccccccccaaatggtCAACTCTGGGCCCCCCAGATTGTTCTCATCACTGGGGGGCCCTTCGGGGCATATGA
- the IPO4 gene encoding importin-4 isoform X5 has translation MEPGGLGRVLSDLLQPDNALIQRATAQLREAFRHPEVLPQLCQLLAGAPDPQIRQLAAVLLRRRLTKHWRKLNPEEQDRLKSLVLGALQQEAEHQVSVALAQLAALLLRHQGLERWPQLLQLVQQGVRGPDPHHRQISLLVLSSALELDPEAFAPHYSALLRLFHSALGQRGQPGVLYYCLRGLAAMATGLGTDHLNLMRSLVPKIISAVRQLISVNEVHASEAMEVFDELMESEVSVIVQHLSDVVGFCLEVASNQVLGDALRVKALSTLSFLIKLRGKAMLKQRLLPPVLDALFPILSAEPPLGQLDAEDRESEDEGDEDQTPKHMAAQVIDMLALHLPPEKLFPQLMPHLEPALRSPRPYERKAGLMVVAVLAEGCGDHIRTRHLQSLLGVICRALADESLVVRSAALFALGQFSENLQPDIAAYAGEVLPLLLSYLGGVESVRGGHLAKAYYALENFVESLGAGIEPFLPVLMEQMLGTLRSPGGPRPKELAISALGAIASAAQRAMGPYLPHVLEQLHRFLPPAAPQEQRAVQCQAVETLGVLVRALGREAVGPLAEESCQLGLGLAEGQDDPDLRRCTYSLFAALSCAMGDDLAPHLPRITTLLLYSLKSTEGLVPPAGDASSFLLFEDEAEGEEDLEEEEEEEEEELFGLSVESAYVDEKEDACATLGEIAANASVAFLPYLESCVPEVFQLLEFPHLGVRKAAYEALGQFCIALHRVCERDPSEPHAAALQRLLGLVLPAMARGVHRERERLVAMAVLEALGAVLTACQQEALRSPGRLAELCGALRAVLERKTACQDDGLDEEDEEDEEQAEYDAMLLEYAGEGIPALAAAAGGDTFAPYFAGFLPLLLNKMVFPALLRSLPLTEDFEENKTVFRCISFLYENAPQQVLQQVGEVVRASSTVLGTNHLPAGTRPLLGQVTPGEDCPAPSACSPTIGQLDPTPPVLPPPKWSTLGPPDCSHHWGALRGI, from the exons GCCACGGCCCAGCTGCGTGAGGCCTTCAGACACCCCGaggtgctgccccagctctgccagctgctGGCAGGGGCCCCGGACCCCCAG aTCCGGCAGCTGGCAGCCGTGCTCCTACGCCGGCGTCTCACCAAACACTGGCGGAAGCTGAACCCTGAGGAGCAGGACAG GCTGAAGAGCTTGGTGCTGGGAGCCCTGCAGCAGGAAGCAGA GCACCAGGTCTCGGTGGCCCTGGCCCAGCTGGCTGCGCTGCTCCTGCGGCACCAGGGGCTGGAGCGCtggccccagctcctgcagcttGTCCAGCAGGGGGTGCGTGGCCCCGACCCCCACCACCGCCAG ATCTCACTGCTGGTGCTGAGCTCAGCGCTGGAGTTGGACCCCGAGGCCTTCGCCCCCCACTATTCTGCCTTGCTGCGTCTCTTCCACAGCGCCCTGGGCCAGCGCGGCCAGCCGGGGGTGCTCTACTACTGCCTGCGGGGGCTGGCAGCCATGGCCACCGGGCTGGGCACCGACCATTTG AATCTCATGCGCTCCCTGGTCCCGAAGATTATCTCAGCCGTCAGGCAGCTGATTTCCGTTAACGAG GTGCACGCCAGCGAGGCCATGGAGGTCTTTGATGAGCTGATGGAGAGCGAGGTCTCCGTCATCGTCCAGCACCTCTCCGACGTCGTCGGCTTCTGcctggag GTGGCATCGAACCAAGTGCTGGGGGATGCGCTGCGGGTGAAGGCACTTTCCACCCTCAGCTTCCTCATCAAACTGCGGGGCAAG GCCATGCTGAAGCAGCGGCTGCTGCCTCCCGTGCTGGACGCCCTGTTCCCCATCCTGAGTGCGGAGCCCCCCCTGGGGCAGCTGGATGCCGAGGACCGGGAGAGTGAGGACGAGGGGGATGAGGACCAGACCCCCAAACACATGGCTGCCCAG GTGATAGACATGTTGGCCTTGCACCTGCCCCCTGAAAAACTCTTCCCCCAGCTG ATGCCGcacctggagccggccctgcggAGCCCCCGGCCCTACGAGCGCAAGGCCGGGCTCATGGTGGTGGCGGTGCTGGCCGAGGGCTGCGGGGATCACATCCGCACCAG GCACCTACAGTCCCTGCTGGGGGTGATTTGCCGGGCGCTGGCCGACGAGAGCCTAGTGGTGCGGAGTGCAGCCCTCTTCGCCCTGGGGCAGTTTTCGGAGAACCTGCAG cccgacATCGCGGCCTATGCGGGGGAggtgctgccgctgctgctgtcGTACCTTGGGGGGGTGGAGTCGGTGCGGGGGGGCCACCTGGCCAAGGCCTACTACGCCCTGGAGAACTTCGTGGAGAGCCTCG GGGCCGGGATCGAGCCATTCCTGCCGGTGCTGATGGAGCAGATGCTGGGGACCCTGCGCTCCCCGGGAGGGCCCCGCCCCAAGGAGCTGGCCATCAGCGCGCTGGGAGCAATCG CCTCGGCTGCCCAGCGTGCGATGGGGCCATATCTGCCCCACGTCCTGGAGCAGCTTCACCGCTtcctgccccccgccgccccccaggAGCAACGCGCTGTGCAGTGCCAGGCTGTGG agacGCTGGGGGTGCTGGTGCGGGCGCTGGGGCGCGAGGCCGTGGGACCCCTGGCGGAGGAGAGCTGCCAGCTGGGGCTGGGCCTAGCCGAGGGGCAGGACGACCCCGACCTACGGCGCTGCAC GTACAGTCTCTTCGCCGCGCTCTCCTGTGCCATGGGGGACGACCTGGCCCCCCACCTGCCCCGGATCACCACCCTGCTTCTCTACTCCCTCAAATCCACCGAGGGCCTCGTG ccccctgccggGGACGCCAGCTCCTTCCTGCTATTCGAGGACGAGGCGGAGGGGGAGGAagatctggaggaggaggaggaggaggaggaggaggagctgttcgg actgaGCGTGGAAAGCGCCTACGTGGATGAGAAGGAGGACGCTTGCGCCACCCTGGGGGAGATCGCAGCAAACGCCAG CGTCGCCTTCCTGCCCTACCTGGAGAGCTGCGTCCCGGAGGTCTTCCAGCTGCTGGAG ttccCTCACCTGGGGGTCCGGAAAGCCGCCTACGAAGCCCTGGGTCAGTTCTGCATTGCGCTGCATCGGGTCTGCGAGCGGGACCCCTCGGAGCCCCACGCTGCCG cgCTGCAGCGGCTGCTGGGCCTGGTGCTGCCGGCCATGGCGCGGGGCGTGCACCGGGAGCGGGAGCGGCTGGTGGCCATGGCGGTGCTGGAGGCGCTGGGTGCGGTGCTCACCGcctgccagcaggaggcgctgcggaGCCCAGGGCGCCTGGCCGAGCTCTGCGGGGCCCTTCGCGCCGTGCTGGAGAGGAAG acaGCCTGCCAGGATGACGGCTtggacgaggaagatgaggaggatgaAGAGCAG GCGGAGTACGATGCCATGCTGCTGGAGTACGCTGGGGAGGGGATCCCCGCTCTGGCCGCGGCCGCAGGGGGTGACACCTTTGCCCCGTATTTCGCCGGCTTCCTGCCCCTCCTGCTAAACAAAATG GTGTTCCCTGCCCTGctccgctccctgcccctcacgGAGGATTTCGAGGAAAATAAAACCGTTTTCCGCTGCATCAGTTTCCTGTACGAAAACGCCCCCCAGCAG GTGctgcagcaggtgggggaggtggtgcgGGCCAGCAGCACCGTCCTGGGGACCAACCATCTCCCAGCAG GGACACGGCCCCTCCTTGGTCAAGTGACCCCTGGCGAGGACTGTCCAGctccctctgcctgttctcccacCATTGGCCAACTGGACCCAACTCCAcctgttcttcccccccccaaatggtCAACTCTGGGCCCCCCAGATTGTTCTCATCACTGGGGGGCCCTTCGGGGCATATGA
- the IPO4 gene encoding importin-4 isoform X1, whose translation MEPGGLGRVLSDLLQPDNALIQRATAQLREAFRHPEVLPQLCQLLAGAPDPQIRQLAAVLLRRRLTKHWRKLNPEEQDRLKSLVLGALQQEAEHQVSVALAQLAALLLRHQGLERWPQLLQLVQQGVRGPDPHHRQISLLVLSSALELDPEAFAPHYSALLRLFHSALGQRGQPGVLYYCLRGLAAMATGLGTDHLNLMRSLVPKIISAVRQLISVNEVHASEAMEVFDELMESEVSVIVQHLSDVVGFCLEVASNQVLGDALRVKALSTLSFLIKLRGKAMLKQRLLPPVLDALFPILSAEPPLGQLDAEDRESEDEGDEDQTPKHMAAQVIDMLALHLPPEKLFPQLMPHLEPALRSPRPYERKAGLMVVAVLAEGCGDHIRTRHLQSLLGVICRALADESLVVRSAALFALGQFSENLQPDIAAYAGEVLPLLLSYLGGVESVRGGHLAKAYYALENFVESLGAGIEPFLPVLMEQMLGTLRSPGGPRPKELAISALGAIASAAQRAMGPYLPHVLEQLHRFLPPAAPQEQRAVQCQAVETLGVLVRALGREAVGPLAEESCQLGLGLAEGQDDPDLRRCTYSLFAALSCAMGDDLAPHLPRITTLLLYSLKSTEGLVPPAGDASSFLLFEDEAEGEEDLEEEEEEEEEELFGLSVESAYVDEKEDACATLGEIAANASVAFLPYLESCVPEVFQLLEFPHLGVRKAAYEALGQFCIALHRVCERDPSEPHAAALQRLLGLVLPAMARGVHRERERLVAMAVLEALGAVLTACQQEALRSPGRLAELCGALRAVLERKTACQDDGLDEEDEEDEEQAEYDAMLLEYAGEGIPALAAAAGGDTFAPYFAGFLPLLLNKMKPSCSVAERSFAVGTLAETLGGLGRATAPFVPRLLPPFLGAARDPDPEVRSNGIFALGVLAEHSGEALLPHYPKILALLAGGSAQESSARVRDNICGAIARMVLSQPQALSLSQVFPALLRSLPLTEDFEENKTVFRCISFLYENAPQQVLQQVGEVVRASSTVLGTNHLPAGTRPLLGQVTPGEDCPAPSACSPTIGQLDPTPPVLPPPKWSTLGPPDCSHHWGALRGI comes from the exons GCCACGGCCCAGCTGCGTGAGGCCTTCAGACACCCCGaggtgctgccccagctctgccagctgctGGCAGGGGCCCCGGACCCCCAG aTCCGGCAGCTGGCAGCCGTGCTCCTACGCCGGCGTCTCACCAAACACTGGCGGAAGCTGAACCCTGAGGAGCAGGACAG GCTGAAGAGCTTGGTGCTGGGAGCCCTGCAGCAGGAAGCAGA GCACCAGGTCTCGGTGGCCCTGGCCCAGCTGGCTGCGCTGCTCCTGCGGCACCAGGGGCTGGAGCGCtggccccagctcctgcagcttGTCCAGCAGGGGGTGCGTGGCCCCGACCCCCACCACCGCCAG ATCTCACTGCTGGTGCTGAGCTCAGCGCTGGAGTTGGACCCCGAGGCCTTCGCCCCCCACTATTCTGCCTTGCTGCGTCTCTTCCACAGCGCCCTGGGCCAGCGCGGCCAGCCGGGGGTGCTCTACTACTGCCTGCGGGGGCTGGCAGCCATGGCCACCGGGCTGGGCACCGACCATTTG AATCTCATGCGCTCCCTGGTCCCGAAGATTATCTCAGCCGTCAGGCAGCTGATTTCCGTTAACGAG GTGCACGCCAGCGAGGCCATGGAGGTCTTTGATGAGCTGATGGAGAGCGAGGTCTCCGTCATCGTCCAGCACCTCTCCGACGTCGTCGGCTTCTGcctggag GTGGCATCGAACCAAGTGCTGGGGGATGCGCTGCGGGTGAAGGCACTTTCCACCCTCAGCTTCCTCATCAAACTGCGGGGCAAG GCCATGCTGAAGCAGCGGCTGCTGCCTCCCGTGCTGGACGCCCTGTTCCCCATCCTGAGTGCGGAGCCCCCCCTGGGGCAGCTGGATGCCGAGGACCGGGAGAGTGAGGACGAGGGGGATGAGGACCAGACCCCCAAACACATGGCTGCCCAG GTGATAGACATGTTGGCCTTGCACCTGCCCCCTGAAAAACTCTTCCCCCAGCTG ATGCCGcacctggagccggccctgcggAGCCCCCGGCCCTACGAGCGCAAGGCCGGGCTCATGGTGGTGGCGGTGCTGGCCGAGGGCTGCGGGGATCACATCCGCACCAG GCACCTACAGTCCCTGCTGGGGGTGATTTGCCGGGCGCTGGCCGACGAGAGCCTAGTGGTGCGGAGTGCAGCCCTCTTCGCCCTGGGGCAGTTTTCGGAGAACCTGCAG cccgacATCGCGGCCTATGCGGGGGAggtgctgccgctgctgctgtcGTACCTTGGGGGGGTGGAGTCGGTGCGGGGGGGCCACCTGGCCAAGGCCTACTACGCCCTGGAGAACTTCGTGGAGAGCCTCG GGGCCGGGATCGAGCCATTCCTGCCGGTGCTGATGGAGCAGATGCTGGGGACCCTGCGCTCCCCGGGAGGGCCCCGCCCCAAGGAGCTGGCCATCAGCGCGCTGGGAGCAATCG CCTCGGCTGCCCAGCGTGCGATGGGGCCATATCTGCCCCACGTCCTGGAGCAGCTTCACCGCTtcctgccccccgccgccccccaggAGCAACGCGCTGTGCAGTGCCAGGCTGTGG agacGCTGGGGGTGCTGGTGCGGGCGCTGGGGCGCGAGGCCGTGGGACCCCTGGCGGAGGAGAGCTGCCAGCTGGGGCTGGGCCTAGCCGAGGGGCAGGACGACCCCGACCTACGGCGCTGCAC GTACAGTCTCTTCGCCGCGCTCTCCTGTGCCATGGGGGACGACCTGGCCCCCCACCTGCCCCGGATCACCACCCTGCTTCTCTACTCCCTCAAATCCACCGAGGGCCTCGTG ccccctgccggGGACGCCAGCTCCTTCCTGCTATTCGAGGACGAGGCGGAGGGGGAGGAagatctggaggaggaggaggaggaggaggaggaggagctgttcgg actgaGCGTGGAAAGCGCCTACGTGGATGAGAAGGAGGACGCTTGCGCCACCCTGGGGGAGATCGCAGCAAACGCCAG CGTCGCCTTCCTGCCCTACCTGGAGAGCTGCGTCCCGGAGGTCTTCCAGCTGCTGGAG ttccCTCACCTGGGGGTCCGGAAAGCCGCCTACGAAGCCCTGGGTCAGTTCTGCATTGCGCTGCATCGGGTCTGCGAGCGGGACCCCTCGGAGCCCCACGCTGCCG cgCTGCAGCGGCTGCTGGGCCTGGTGCTGCCGGCCATGGCGCGGGGCGTGCACCGGGAGCGGGAGCGGCTGGTGGCCATGGCGGTGCTGGAGGCGCTGGGTGCGGTGCTCACCGcctgccagcaggaggcgctgcggaGCCCAGGGCGCCTGGCCGAGCTCTGCGGGGCCCTTCGCGCCGTGCTGGAGAGGAAG acaGCCTGCCAGGATGACGGCTtggacgaggaagatgaggaggatgaAGAGCAG GCGGAGTACGATGCCATGCTGCTGGAGTACGCTGGGGAGGGGATCCCCGCTCTGGCCGCGGCCGCAGGGGGTGACACCTTTGCCCCGTATTTCGCCGGCTTCCTGCCCCTCCTGCTAAACAAAATG AAGCCCAGCTGCTCGGTGGCAGAGCGCTCCTTCGCCGTGGGGACGCTGGCGGAGACactgggggggctgggccgggccacGGCCCCCTTCGTgccccggctcctgccccccttcctgggggcCGCCCGGGACCCCGACCCTGAGGTGCGGAGCAACGGCATCTTCGCACTGGGAGTGCTGGCCGAGCACAGCGGGGAGGCCCTGCTCCC ACACTACCCCAAGATCCTGGCCCTGCTGGCGGGGGGCAGCGCCCAGGAGTCGAGTGCCCGCGTCCGGGACAACATCTGTGGGGCCATCGCCCGCATGGTCCTgagccagccccaggccctgtccctcAGCCAG GTGTTCCCTGCCCTGctccgctccctgcccctcacgGAGGATTTCGAGGAAAATAAAACCGTTTTCCGCTGCATCAGTTTCCTGTACGAAAACGCCCCCCAGCAG GTGctgcagcaggtgggggaggtggtgcgGGCCAGCAGCACCGTCCTGGGGACCAACCATCTCCCAGCAG GGACACGGCCCCTCCTTGGTCAAGTGACCCCTGGCGAGGACTGTCCAGctccctctgcctgttctcccacCATTGGCCAACTGGACCCAACTCCAcctgttcttcccccccccaaatggtCAACTCTGGGCCCCCCAGATTGTTCTCATCACTGGGGGGCCCTTCGGGGCATATGA